Below is a genomic region from Citrobacter europaeus.
ACGCGTGCCGATACCTCAATGCCGCGCGCACTGGAAACCGAAGAAATTCCGGGCATCGTTAATGACTTCCGTCAGGCTATTGCCAACGCGCGCGAAGCGGGCTTCGACATGGTTGAACTGCACTCCGCTCACGGCTACCTGCTGCACCAGTTCCTGTCACCAACGTCTAACCAGCGTACCGATCAATACGGCGGCAGCGTCGAAAATCGTGCGCGGCTGGTGCTGGAAGTTGTCGATGCAGGAATTAAGGAATGGGGCGCCGATCGTATTGGTATTCGCGTCTCCCCGATTGGCTCTTTCCAGAACGTTGACAACGGCCCAAACGAAGAAGCTGATGCGCTGTATCTGATTGAACAACTGGGCAAACGCGGAATTGCTTACCTGCACATGTCTGAACCAGACTGGGCCGGTGGCGAGCCGTATTCCGACGCGTTCCGCGAAAAAGTTCGCGCACGTTTCCACGGCCCGATCATTGGCGCGGGCGCCTACACGCCTGAAAAAGCAGAAGCGCTGATCGAGAAAGGCCTGATCGACGCCGTTGCTTTTGGTCGCGCCTATATCGCTAACCCGGATCTGGTGGCTCGCCTGCAGCGTAAAGCTGAGCTGAATCCGCAACGTGCCGAAAGCTTCTACGGCGGCGGCGCGGAAGGTTACACCGATTATCCTACCCTCTAACGTCACAATCTCCGTTCTGCCATTGATAGCGGCGTAACAACGCCGCTATACTAAAACAACATTTTGAATGTATTAGCCATTTTCGAAGGGGAAAAAGATGCGTTTACTTCATACCATGCTGCGCGTGGGTGACCTGCAGCGTTCCATCGAGTTTTATACCAACGTGCTGGGCATGAAACTGCTGCGGACCAGCGAAAACCCTGAATACAAATATTCTCTGGCCTTTGTCGGTTACGGCCCTGAAACCAGTGAAGCCGTGATCGAATTGACCTATAACTGGGGTGTCGACAAGTATGAGCTGGGCACCGCCTACGGCCATATCGCCCTGAGCGTAGACAACGCAGCCGAGGCGTGTGAACGCATTCGCCAGAATGGCGGTAACGTTACGCGTGAAGCAGGTCCGGTAAAAGGCGGCTCTACAGTGATCGCGTTCGTTGAAGATCCCGACGGTTACAAAATTGAGCTGATTGAAGAGAAAGACGCCGGGCGCGGCCTGGGCGACTAACCTCCCCCTCGGGCACAGATCGTCTGTGCCCGTAGTTTTATACTCATCATTTTGCCATAATACGCGCTGCAATTTTCCCGTATTAAGAGACCCAGATGTCCGATAACGCTCAACTTTCCGGTCTGTGTGACCGTTTTCGTGGTTTTTATCCTGTCGTCATTGATGTCGAAACCGCAGGGTTTAATGCCAAAACCGATGCGCTGCTTGAGATCGCAGCCATCACACTGAAAATGGATGAACAAGGCTGGCTGATGCCGGACACGACGTTACATTTCCACGTAGAGCCGTTTGAAGGCGCGAATTTGCAGCCGGAGGCCCTCGCCTTTAACGGTATTGACCCTAACAATCCGCTACGCGGCGCGGTCAGCGAATATGACGCTCTGCATGCCATCTTCAAAATGGTGCGTAAAGGCATTAAAGACAGCGGCTGCAATCGGGCGATCATGGTGGCGCACAACGCTACGTTCGACCACAGTTTCATGATGGCTGCAGCAGAACGCGCCTCGCTGAAACGTAATCCGTTCCATCCGTTTGTCACCTTTGATACGGCGGCATTAAGCGGCCTGTCACTGGGACAGACGGTGTTGTCAAAAGCGTGTCTGGCGGCGGGAATGGAATTTGACGGGAATCAGGCGCACTCGGCGCTGTATGATACCGAACGTACTGCCGTGCTGTTTTGTGAAATCGTTAACCGCTGGAAACGTCTCGGCGGCTGGCCTCTTCCCGTACCTGAAGAAGCGTAACGGCGACATAAAAAAAGCGACCATTTCAGGTCGCTTTTTTACTTCTGCTGATATTACTCAGCGTCCGGCTCTTCAGTTTTGTATTTCGCCGCTGTTTCTTTAATCAGCTGCTGCAACTCACCGCGCTGGTACATTTCGATCAAAATGTCACAGCCGCCAACCAGCTCGCCGTCAACCCACAATTGCGGGAAGGTCGGCCAGTTTGCGTATTTCGGCAGCTCGGCGCGAATATCCGGGTTCTGCAGAATATCAACATAAGCAAAGCGTTCACCACAGGCGGACAGCGCCTGCACAGCCTGTGCGGAGAAACCGCAGCTTGGCAGTTTAGGGGAACCTTTCATGTACAGGAGAATCGGGTTTTCAGCGATCTGGCGCTGGATTTTTTCGATAGTGGTGCTCATTATCTTGCTTCCTTAAACTTCTTTTACGGCAGTAGTCTGACATTGTAGCGGGTCAGACAGGCAACGGAAAATAACATTTTCATTACGCGTTATTATTTTATCCCCTGACGCTAAAAGTTGCATTCACAATCTCATTTATCCCTTTAAAGGCTGTGGATTTGATTATCCGTTCACCAACTCCTACGTTAATTGCTGTTTTTTTTTGCGGTCGGTTACGAAACATAAGTTTAAACAAAAAAAGCTATTAACTTTCCCTCTTTCTATAGATTAGAATCATCAAGTTTTGAAAATCACACGCAGGCACGATAGACCTGCCTTACCAGAGGACTGCTCAGTGGCGCGGATAAACCGAATCTCGATCACGCTCTGTGCTTTACTTTTTACTACACTGCCCTTTACGCCTATGGCTCATGCTTCCAAGCAGGCCAGGACGACACCTACCAATTCTCACACCATCAAAACGGTAGATAAAAAGAAAAGCGCTACAGCCAGCCAAAAAACAACAAAGACCAGCAAGAAAACGGCGACAAAGACCACCAGTAAAACCAGCACCAAAACCGCTTCCTCTTCAAAAAAACGCACAGCCGCTCCGGCAAAGTCGACTAAAACTGTAAATCGTCGTGGTAAAACTGCCGCAGCACAAACTGCTGCCGTTACCTGGACTGAAAAATGTACACCGCGCAAAGGCCATAAGCCGCGCTGTGTGAAGGTGAAAACCACCACCCCAACGACGCTTGCTGACGCGCATAAAGTGAAAGTGCAGAAAGCGACTAAAACCGCCATGTCTACCTTGATGAACCAAATCGGCAAACCTTATCGCTGGGGCGGCACCTCACCAAGAACCGGGTTTGACTGCAGCGGACTGGTCTATTACGCCTATAAAGATCTGGTGAAATTCCGCATTCCGCGTACCGCGAACGAAATGTATCACCTGCGCGATGCCGCGCCGATCGAACGTGGCGAACTGAAAAATGGCGATCTGGTCTTTTTCCGTACCCAGGGTCGCGGAACCGCCGATCACGTTGGCGTGTATGTTGGCAACGGTAAGTTTATTCAGTCACCGCGAAGCGGGCAGGAAATTCAAATCACCTCTCTGAGTGAAGATTACTGGCAGCGCCACTATGTGGGCGCTCGTCGGGTAATGACGCCAAAAACAATTCGCTAAAAACTTACCCTACAGAACATGCTGTAGGGTAAGTTCTTCTTTTGCATAACCTTTCAATTTGCTACCCTATCCTTACTCACAATGAGGCTATTGTGTGTACTCAATATAAATAATAAGGAGAGAAGCAATGTCGTTTGAATTACCTGCATTACCGTATGCCAAAGATGCTCTGGCACCGCATATTTCTGCCGAAACGCTGGAATACCACTATGGCAAACACCATCAAACCTACGTGACCAATCTGAACAACCTGATTAAAGGCACTGCGTTTGAAGGTAAATCACTGGAAGAGATCGTACGTAGCTCTGAAGGTGGTGTCTTCAATAACGCAGCACAGGTCTGGAACCACACGTTCTACTGGAACTGCCTGGCACCGAACGCAGGTGGCGAACCAACCGGTAAACTGGCCGAGGCAATTGCCGCCTCCTTTGGCAGCTTTGCGGATTTCAAAGCGCAGTTTACCGACGCCGCTATCAAAAACTTCGGTTCTGGCTGGACCTGGCTGGTTAAAGGAACGGATGGCAAACTGGCTATCGTTTCCACCTCCAACGCGGGTACTCCGCTGACCACCGACGCGACGCCGCTGATGACCGTTGACGTATGGGAACACGCCTACTACATCGATTATCGCAATGCCCGTCCAGGTTACCTGGAGCACTTCTGGGCGCTGGTGAACTGGGAATTTGTTGCGAAGAACTTCGCAGCATAAAAAGATAACGCAGAAGGGAACCCTTCTGCGTTTTAGTTTTAATGAGTGGCAGTA
It encodes:
- the rnt gene encoding ribonuclease T, giving the protein MSDNAQLSGLCDRFRGFYPVVIDVETAGFNAKTDALLEIAAITLKMDEQGWLMPDTTLHFHVEPFEGANLQPEALAFNGIDPNNPLRGAVSEYDALHAIFKMVRKGIKDSGCNRAIMVAHNATFDHSFMMAAAERASLKRNPFHPFVTFDTAALSGLSLGQTVLSKACLAAGMEFDGNQAHSALYDTERTAVLFCEIVNRWKRLGGWPLPVPEEA
- the grxD gene encoding monothiol glutaredoxin 4, with the protein product MSTTIEKIQRQIAENPILLYMKGSPKLPSCGFSAQAVQALSACGERFAYVDILQNPDIRAELPKYANWPTFPQLWVDGELVGGCDILIEMYQRGELQQLIKETAAKYKTEEPDAE
- the sodB gene encoding superoxide dismutase [Fe]; translation: MSFELPALPYAKDALAPHISAETLEYHYGKHHQTYVTNLNNLIKGTAFEGKSLEEIVRSSEGGVFNNAAQVWNHTFYWNCLAPNAGGEPTGKLAEAIAASFGSFADFKAQFTDAAIKNFGSGWTWLVKGTDGKLAIVSTSNAGTPLTTDATPLMTVDVWEHAYYIDYRNARPGYLEHFWALVNWEFVAKNFAA
- the gloA gene encoding lactoylglutathione lyase codes for the protein MRLLHTMLRVGDLQRSIEFYTNVLGMKLLRTSENPEYKYSLAFVGYGPETSEAVIELTYNWGVDKYELGTAYGHIALSVDNAAEACERIRQNGGNVTREAGPVKGGSTVIAFVEDPDGYKIELIEEKDAGRGLGD
- a CDS encoding alkene reductase gives rise to the protein MSSEKLFSPLKVGAITAANRVFMAPLTRLRSIEPGDIPTPLMVEYYRQRASAGLIISEATQISAQAKGYAGAPGIHSEAQIAAWKKITAAVHAEQGHIAVQLWHTGRISHASLQPNGQAPVAPSAISAGTRTSLRDENGLATRADTSMPRALETEEIPGIVNDFRQAIANAREAGFDMVELHSAHGYLLHQFLSPTSNQRTDQYGGSVENRARLVLEVVDAGIKEWGADRIGIRVSPIGSFQNVDNGPNEEADALYLIEQLGKRGIAYLHMSEPDWAGGEPYSDAFREKVRARFHGPIIGAGAYTPEKAEALIEKGLIDAVAFGRAYIANPDLVARLQRKAELNPQRAESFYGGGAEGYTDYPTL
- a CDS encoding C40 family peptidase, which codes for MARINRISITLCALLFTTLPFTPMAHASKQARTTPTNSHTIKTVDKKKSATASQKTTKTSKKTATKTTSKTSTKTASSSKKRTAAPAKSTKTVNRRGKTAAAQTAAVTWTEKCTPRKGHKPRCVKVKTTTPTTLADAHKVKVQKATKTAMSTLMNQIGKPYRWGGTSPRTGFDCSGLVYYAYKDLVKFRIPRTANEMYHLRDAAPIERGELKNGDLVFFRTQGRGTADHVGVYVGNGKFIQSPRSGQEIQITSLSEDYWQRHYVGARRVMTPKTIR